The Fusarium poae strain DAOMC 252244 chromosome 2, whole genome shotgun sequence nucleotide sequence TCAGTACATCTTTAGTTGACGCCCTAAGATGGTGGGACCGCGAGTCAGAGTCACAAGGCGCACTCACCCATCGTGATCATGTCCTTAGAAGACAGCGAAATGTTCTTCATGCAAGATTTCTTCACCTTAAAATCTTATTGTACAGACCCAGCTTCAGTTCTTATTGCTCATCTGCAAGGCGCGCGTTTCAAGGCCGAGACACAGAAACGGGGGTGGCTCCGGGTGACAATGGTCCTGAAGTCAACACACTCCAAGCAGCATTCCAGTCTCAGTGTGCTACAACATGTGCCAAAACTGCTTATGACTTGTCGGTTTCCCTGTTATCTGCGAGACAGGATGATGCCACTGGTGCATGGTGGTTCAGTTTATTCTGTATGGTTCTGTATTTCCAAATTCTTGATGTTTTATTCACTGACATCATCCTAGACCTGATGACGTGCGGCGGCATAATCATTCTCGCCGAATGTGCTCAGACTGCTGGCAGCAAACATTTCAATCAAGCCCAACTCGATGCCACTTGGGAGAATACCACCATGCTACTGCGGCTTATTGGACGGGAGAATGCCCGTGTACAGGGATATCTCGACCAGTTACTTCAGTTGAAAGAACAAGCCCGCTCTACAAATTTCCGTAAGCTCAAATATCAAAATCGTTCCAACGACTTTTGCTCAACTGAGGCTGACAGACCATGTGCAGCAATACGCAACTCCAGAGAAGCTACGATAGTGGCTTCCCGTTGGCCATCTGCCGGTCCTGGTGAGGCTCAATATGCAGACTTGAATCAGAATGGAGCCTTCGCTCCATCTATGGAAGATCAAGCAGTACAAGGGGAGCATATGTCGTTGTTGTTCCAAGACAACTGGGACTGGAATCTTGAGGGTAATATGCCCACTTAtagtggtttcggatttggCGACGAATCTATTTTTCCTCTATCTGGTTGGTCTACATGAACACAGAGAACGGACCATTTATGGTAGCCGATATCTTGTATTATAGCCCCTTCTAAAAACGTGTTGTTGCATTTGTAACAGACAAGGTCTTCAGTGCCTCGACAGAGCTAAGGGCCAGATGTATCAAGACCTCACCTTCCGGAATCTTCTATTTGCCGTCTGTTATGTCGAAGTAGCTAAAAGCGTACTTATCAAGCTTGCACATGACGCTCCTGGTGTGACCAACCGACACAAGCTGAGCTAACTTGCTGACTTTGGTAATGATGGCATCAAGTGGAAGCaaactttcttttcttatgtCAATGATTTTACTAGGGTCAGTAGCCTTTGTCGAAACGACAGCTGACATTCTGAAACTTAATGAGGAGTTAGTGTGGTAGAGAAAAGCTCGGGAAGCACCCGTCAACCTTCATCTCTCAACCCTTACTGCCTTGCTCTTTATTTTCtactttctttataactcAAGCCTTCAACGCTCTTCTCTACTCTTATCCCGGACATTCttgatataaagaaaatgTCTCAATTAGACTTATATAATAGGAAGTATACTTGGTTAATCTGCGCCTGGGATGTATCATTGCTATTGTCCATTCATCTTTGTTATAGGACCAGTAGAGCCCAGCCAATGCTTGACTAGATGTTGCTTGAAGCACCTGAACACCTTGTAAGTTTCTACAACTTGCAAGTGAGACCGGGATCCATGTTTTTCGTATTCGGTGCAAAACGGACACCAGTATCCCTTTCCGTCAGATGTCTGAAAGCCAAAGACTGCCCAGCCTGGTGATGATCCGCTCATTGGCTTGTAATTATGCAGGTATCTTTGGAGGCTTTCAGGGAAATAATTGCCATGGATAACAATCTTACTGCGGCGGGGGTGAAAGCATGGATGGCTAGGGTCCAGATGACATCTTTCAGCATACATTTGTTCGTCCTGCGTATCGAATTGTCTTGAACGCTCATATTCTGCCTGAAGCGCGTCGCGCTGCTGCTGAAATTCGTCATTTAAAGCTGGCATCCGGTATTTGTGATAAGACTCTATAACGGCTGGTGGCGCTGGCTGATTGTCTGATAAAGACTGCCTTTGTTCTTGAGACGATTCGTCATCTGTGCGTGTGGGCAGGTTGATGTTTTGATATAACTGACGCATTGATTGTGCAGAAACATGTGTGTTATCAGAGATCGCCCGAGGTTCTTGGGGCTGTACTGGCTGACGTTCAAGTTGTTGTGGTGGTACAACCACGGCATAGGACACGGGATTCTGAGCTGGCAGAGGTGTAGGTACTTGAGGCTGCCGAGGGGGGATCACTTCCATTACGGCCCGACTGCCAGGGTCTATCGCTGACAAGCTTTGGGTTGCGTAGGCATCGTTCGTGTCCTTTTGTGCTGAGTATTGAGGTTGTGGGCAAGTCTCAACTGGCATGGGTCGAGGATGAGATGAACTATGAAATGATTTTGTGGTGTGGTCGTTATGAAACTCATTGCTGTCCTCTTGATGAGGTCCTGGTTGCTGAGGGAGGGTATCTTTTAATCGACTATTGATAATTTGATGAGCAGCTTGTGCTGGACAGCTGGAAAAGGGCAAATAATGGCGTAGATCCGGGTTTTGCAACGTAGGCGCTTGGGAACTAGGCAGCTGCGACCTGGAGGGCCTTTTCACAGAAGCATCCGAATCTGTGATGAAAGTATCGCTTGTTATGCAAGGGTTCCTCTTCACCCCTTCTGCACCGGGGTCTTGGAGGGGATGCAATGCTGAATCTTGCGTTTCTGGTTCGGTGCTGACTGTCAGCGATCCTGGCCGTTGTGTAGAGTCTCCGGTAACGAGAGCGGGGAGTGGTACGTGATGGAGTTCCTGTCGACGATCGAGATCGGGTCTTGGTGCGACAGATGTGAGTGTAGGGAGCGCCGCCGACACTGTAGGCCAAAACGAATTTGGAAAGTGGCTTTGCAGTAGATGTTTCTTCTGATGTTGTGGTAAGTCTGAGGATGCAGATCTTGATTGTGATTGATCTTGCTGTTGCGATTCTTGCTGGTTCCTAGGCTGGGACGGGATATCATTGACTAGTGACGCAAGTTCCTCGGATTCAAATTCGGGTAGAGGCTCATCGATTTGAGCTTTTGCGTTCGGTGTTTCGTGATGATCCGGCAAGGAGGGCTCAGTCAGTTCATCAGCTGATCCTTGTGTCTCTACATCTTTTTGCTTTGAATGTTTCTGATGACTACGTGGTTGGACTGACGTAATTAGCGATAGACACGAATTCGAGAGCCCGGGACACCTTTACTATTTCGACTTTCCCCTTCCTCTGTTGCATGGTTAAGAATTTCGGTGTCCTCTTCTGTGGGCAGTGTCTCCTGCTCTTCAGCATCCGTCTGTTGAGAGGATTCAGGTTCTGGATCTTCCTGCCATACTGAGTCTTCTCTGGTTCGCTCATCTTCTCCTGTTCCACCTTCATCATATCCTCTTGTTCCGCTCTCATCTCTTTCTGCGTCTCCgccttcatcttcctctggTGTTTCgccttcatcttcctcaacttcttcttcttcttctgagcCCTCATCTGaatcgtcctcgtcctcgtcctcggaCCATTCCCTTGATTGGAGGTATCCGCGAACTGTCTTGAGGTAAGGAATAAGCCTATGCTTTTGCTTGGGATCAAAGTCACGTAATTCTCTAGCTTCAATCCACATGATGGCACTCTTGCCGGGAAAAGGACGGCCGTCGAAAAACATAACAGGAAACATACGCTCCTTTTCATGAGCCTCTCGGTTCCTGTAGCCTTTAGCCCATACGTATTTGCCCCTCTTTGGTATCTTGTTGTAGCAAGGGGGTAAAGTTTCTATCAGATCGCACGATACAATGGAACCTGGAATGCCCACAGTGGAAAAGTCGCCCATGGGGAGCAATACAACAGCAAGCCATTCTTTGGTTTTCTTCCAGTAGGTGGTATAGATGTTTCCGGGTTTAGGATTCAAGATACCCTCGAATTTGTCATTATCTGTCGACTCTTCGATGTGTCTGTGGCTGCGCCGTAGCACTCTCTCTGCAGGCTCTACCACTGCAGGCATTGATGGTTTGTTTGAACGTTCTGTTGTGGACGTGCGAGATGTTTCTGTTGTAGTCTGACATGGCTGTTCTGTTGTGATCTTTTGTGGCGACCCTGTTGAACTCGTTAGGTCAGTTCTGTGGCGTTTATCTGTGCCAGAGACTGGCGTCGACGCTTTTCGTTTCTTGGACAAGGTTTCTTTGCTCTTTGAGGGGGGAATATTTTGGGGTGGCGCATTCATAGACCCTGATGATCTATGCCGTTGTGCAGTGCCTCGACGTGCAGTGATGTCATCATCGCAAGTTGAGACTGGTGATAGAGGAGCAGTCTGCAAATTTCCACTGGCAGGAGTGATATTGGCCACAAACTTTTCAGGAAGCTCATTCCCGGGTTTTGTTGGTCCAGCCTCTATAGGCTGATGGGCATCAGGCATTTCGATATCTGCGTTCTCATCGCCGTTGACTGCATCATCGTTGGTCTTGTCATTATCCACGTGATGGTCTTCTTGGTTGTCAAACGTTGGGCCTTGGTCGATGGCATCTTCCGGTTCCGGGATGGCCTCGACTACTTCGTTACGGGGAGCGTCCCTTTTGAGGGATTCATTTGTCGTGAGATCGGTTCCAATTTTAATCCGTATATCTTGCGACGCGTGAGATGATTTTGCTGCTTCAGTCTCATGAGTTTCGACGTCTGGAGAGACTTTGTCCTGGTGCTGATCCGGTGGTCCTTGTTCACCAGCTTTTTGGATGATTGGCGTTTGATTTTGAGTTGGACTGGTCAATGCCAAAATATGTGCCAGTCGGTCACGAAGGTTATCCATTGTCTCTCTGAGTCTAGCCTCATATTCTCTGACATATTGGTCGCTGTTGGTAGCGTAAAGGTTTTCCAGCTTTTTGATCTGACCATTCAAGTGTATGACGTTATCTTCGTAGGTCGAGGTCTCTTCCTCCGTCTCTGCGCCACACAAAGAGGTGAGTGCAGCGCGAACTTGAATGCGCAGGCTttgcttctcctcctcataAACGACCTGCGGAGGTTTAATGTTTGCAAAAATGGTTCCATAACGGGCGACGACTGCTTGTATCTCTTGGAATTGACGAAGTGAATCCTGATGGGCCATTTTGCCTGACGCGCGTTACCGCGTCGACCATACCAGGGGATGTGCTGCTGAGCGGCTCAGTACCTGCAGATGACGCGCCTGCACGTTCCGACAGCAATTGGACGGGTACCGACGTGAGTAAGTGTCGGGGACAAtaaggatgatgatgatattgtTGTTTTGAGGGATGAGGCTACGAAAGGTTCAGGCCGAAAACTGGGATTGAGTTGGGTTGACCGGAATGGGCCGCTAGGTACATATTAGTTAACCGACTAACCAAGGAGAGTTTATCCGACTTGTTCACTCAGTTTGTTGCAGGGGGTTTAGGTCTAACTAGTGCCAATTAATTATGTCTCGGGATTTGCTTTTTTCCGTTGTACGGTACTAAGAGTCACATCACAGTCTGTAATACAAGACGCAAACGTCATGGTTCACGATTTGAAAGGTACCCGTCGCAACGGAATGTCATCCATCAGATGCCTATAACAAATCACAATCTCAGTTCCCTAAGTGACCTTTCTGAGTAACCCTAATCATAAGACCTTGAAGGATAAAACTTGGAACCCAAAGACTCCCCTGAAATCTCATTATATACATACACATACTGTGCTACAACGGTAGAGCTCCACACCCATCCCTCAAGGTTTGTCTAGCGCTGACTTTGTGGTGCCACTAGACATGATACAGAGCCAATAGATGAAATATATTTTCAGTGTCTGGGACGAGTCATGTCGCATCACCCAATAGTTACCTGTTATCGCTCCCTAGCGTGTTGAATCTTGTCGCATCTTCTGTTATTCATCTAACAATACCCAATCGGATCTTCCGAATAGGATTGAAGACTCCATCATCCAGACACTAAAAGGGGTTCCATTACGGCTCCACTACTGTACCCATTGTTATGACGTACGCGCAGTTGAAAACAGAATACCCTATAGTAATAGTACCATCACCACAAAGACAACATGACTATCAAGTCTGGAGCCTTCGAGATAGAGATACTCCTTTAACACCTAACAAGCCAGACAGACCCTGGATTCCACGAGATATCTCCAGCATGGATCCGTTGACAACTATACTAGAAATCAAAATCATTTTTCCGTTCGTCCCTTATCCACTGCTACGCAAACCTTAGTGATACCCTGTGTGTAAAACATCATCCCAATGGCCTTGCCAAATTGTGGCACTATATTGACATGAGATCAATTGTGTTGGGCACAAGAATATGTACTTCCCTCAGCGAAATCTACTAGGACAAGAGCATTGCTGATTCGATTGCTCCCATCCTGATGATATGTAACGTTCTTCTTACTGACTACAGGTATTTGCCCATCTTTTACCTATATTCTAATGTTTAGGTCTGGGAATCATAGTATCATGTAACTGATGCTCTACTGTTGAAACCGGGCAAAGCGAAACACAAAACAATCTCGGAATGCCGATAGAAGCTCAGTATATCAGTTTTaagtttcttttaattttttttaactaTGTAGATACGAGTAGTGTTTTGCTAAAGGTTGGTCCTCTCATATATGACACGCTGCAATAAGCCAAACTACCTATCAAAGGCCTCACACCGATATCTATCGATGGCGACATTCGTCTTGATACTGGTATCCGAATGCTTTGGCATCAGGCGTAAACTTTCCATCTACGGAAAGGATACCAGAACGGAAACATGCTTTTGGTTTCTCTTGCCTTTTCTGAACCGGGATCTCTTTCTATTTCGAAGTCTGACGTGCAATTACGGCTAGCGGAACGGCTGGGATGGTGTCGATTTGACAATCAAGTTCCCGCGACGGGATTGGCATACAGCTCGAGCAAGTTATTGATTGGCCAATAAAGTTACAAGAAAAGTCGACTGAGAATGTCCTGTAATGTAACTGGGCTCTCGATGAGTTCTTCAACCATCTGTGGTTACTCTCACCTTAACATCTGACGCGGTAGTCTAGATCTGCAGGATGAGCAGCGACGTCGTTTGTGAACCCTCAGCCACAAAGCCTTACACATGAAGACCTACAGTGTGTTTCAAATGCCTCGCCCACATTACCTTGATTCGACAAGACAGCTCGGTTTCAGCATTTGCGGCTCCAAGATAACACGTCATGAATGATAACGCTATCAAGTGCAATAAATTCCTCTGGAGAACGATTATCAGCGCCCTTTAAATCTAACTACCTATCCTCAAGATAAGTTATCGGCCCGCAATTTGCCTGTTCGAAAGGGGCAGGCATAGGCGAAGGCTGCATATCAATGGAGATTGCCAAGGCTAAGAGTGTAACCTTTAACTCGGAGCTAAGCTCTCAGACTAGCCAATATGCATCGAGTTAGATTCCCAACCAGCCGGGTCTCCTGGCCAAATCGTGACGGTAGCCTTATCACTTGAGAGGCTATTGTGGGTTACGTTGGACCTCAATTGAGTGGATATCGTTTAACCCAGCTTCATGGGAGCCTGCTTCCGGCCGTTTCCCCGGACTTTGCGGGGTAGTTCGAAACGTCAAGACGCTAAGTAGATTGCTAAGTAGTTCTTATCTTTACCAGGAATTCCATCGTTGGTAGTCTAAAATGATGGCGAGAGGGGGTGATTAGGTAGTTGGGATGCGCATATAAAAGCGCATATCTCCCCCACTTAACGTTGTTGATCTTGGTAGCTCACCAACACTATTGAGCAAGCCATTGAGAAATTTGTCATTTTGAGTCATGTCTGAACCAAAAGTTCTGGCACATCATGGCCATGCCATGACTTCAGACGAAGAAAAACGCGCAGGATCCGGTGCCTCGAGAGACTCGTTCCAAGCTGCAGAGACCGTCCCCATCAGCAATGACCTTCATCGTACCCTCAGCCCGAGACAGATCCATGTGAGATAACTTTCGGCATCTTCATAATTACAACCACTGATAATATTCCAGATCATCTCTCTAGGTTCCAGTGTTGGTAGTGGGCTCTTCATCGCTACAGGCAAAGCCCTTGCAAATGGAGGGCCGGGGACTATGTTCATCGCTTACCTACTCGTCTGCACCGGTGTCTGGGCCAACCTACAAACACTGGGCGAGATGACGATcgcattcccggtttccggCAACTACATCGACTATGCTAGCAGATGGGTAGATCCAGCTTTGGCGTTTGGAGCTGGTTTTGCCGAATGGCTTGGTGAGTTTCCACACCCTGAGCTTGACAGGCTCACACCAACTAACTGGATTCAGGTTGGACAGCTGTTTTTGCTGCCGAAGCCGAGTTCTTTGTAGTCCTTGTTGACTATTGGGCTCAGGGCAGGGTACCTCACGGTGCACTAAGTATGTTCCACAGATCATCATGCTCGAGTTCTTCACTGACATGACGTAGTCTCCATCTTCTTAGTTATCTGCCTTATCGTCTTTCTCCTACCCAACAACGCCTTTGCATGGCTTCAATGTTTCGGATCTCTAGTGAAAGTCGCCTTGTTCGTGTTTGTCGTCATCTTCTCGATTGTACTGTTCGCAGGCGCTGGACCAGATCGTGACCATGAATGGGGGGCTTCTTGGCACAATGGACAAGCTTTCCAAAACGGATTTGGGGTAAGGCTTTAAAACCTGTCAAGTTACGAGGAAGATACTTACAATATCAGGGTTTCGCTAGCTGTGCCTTGTTGGCGATTTGGGCCGTTGGTGACCAAGTCTTTGTTGGTGTCATGGTAGGAGAGGCGTCATCTCCTCGATACTCTATGGGCCATGCATCTACTCTGGTCCCTCTCCGAGTTGGAGTCATGTACATGACTTGCGTTGTCCTTATCGGCCTTCTGATTACCTCTGATAAC carries:
- a CDS encoding hypothetical protein (TransMembrane:13 (o39-57i69-87o120-142i149-173o179-200i221-241o261-281i288-306o312-331i360-381o387-410i431-456o468-489i)); the encoded protein is MTSDEEKRAGSGASRDSFQAAETVPISNDLHRTLSPRQIHIISLGSSVGSGLFIATGKALANGGPGTMFIAYLLVCTGVWANLQTLGEMTIAFPVSGNYIDYASRWVDPALAFGAGFAEWLGWTAVFAAEAEFFVVLVDYWAQGRVPHGALISIFLVICLIVFLLPNNAFAWLQCFGSLVKVALFVFVVIFSIVLFAGAGPDRDHEWGASWHNGQAFQNGFGGFASCALLAIWAVGDQVFVGVMVGEASSPRYSMGHASTLVPLRVGVMYMTCVVLIGLLITSDNPDLLGASGSAASPFVIAAKGIKGVPDLINVCIIIGILAIALESIYLPSRILRTMALQGLIPEKFSHCDERGRPRWALAFTSVVAVVMSYMSLNAGGTEALNWFVSITSASFFSNWAIIAFTSFFFHRALKAQGDEIFSQRYAWRSFAWPSSPVYLMLICVLLLVCLFYMAINPISGTGFTAYNFFQNLIGLLMIVVFTLGYKVLMRTKWQSAKTADLQTGRNELRPDEIEFLDSYYSRPWWQRLGTYLSLY